The segment GCTCCATTGGCGATCGCGCTGACACAAGCGGCGGCAGTTCCCCACACTCGTTTCTGAGGATCAGGTTGGTCAAGAATATGACCAATGAAGCTTTTTCGCGATGCACCGAAGAGAATCGGGCAATTCAAGGATTGCAACGCTTTGAGATTGCGGATGATGTCTAAGTTTTGATCGAACTGCTTGGCAAATCCAATGCCTGGATCAATGATGATCTGGGTGATGCCATGGGCGATCGCGCTTTCAATTCGCGTGTTCAGGAATTCATAAATCTCTGGCATCAGATCTTGATACTCGGTCAGCGATTGCATGGTTTTGGGAGTTCCTCGCATATGCATCAAAACGATCGGAACGCCTAATTTGCCGACAGTTGAGAGCATTTCTGAATCGAACACGGCTCCAGAAATATCATTGATCAAGTCGGCTCCTGCCGCGATCGCATGTTTCGCAACGACAGCACGAGTTGTATCGACTGAAATCGGGATTTCAAAATTCTGCCGAATTGCCTCGATGATCGGAATGACGCGATCGAGTTCGGCTTGAAGTGAAATTTCTTCGGCATTCGGGCGAGTAGACTGTCCACCGATATCGAGAATATCTGCACCGTTTTGAATCATGTGATCGGCTTGAGCGATCGCGCTTTCCAACGTGTTGAACTGTCCGCCATCACTAAAACTATCGGGTGTGACGTTCAAAATCCCCATGATGTAGGTTTTCTGTCCCCAATTAAAAGTCGATCGCCCTAGATTCCAAGCTTGCATATCGAGTCGATTGAATCATTGCCTTAAAATTATCCGTCTTTGTGCAGAACTCAGACCCCGCATTCAGAAAGAGGTTCGCTTGGGAGAGCGCACTCATCATAGGTGCATCCCATCTATGGAGTTACTGTACTATGTTTGAATTGCCTCCTTCTGGTGAACTGTGGAACTGGCAAGGTACGCCGTTTATTGTCGGTGCTTGTTTGCTCGTTCTATTAATCGGTTCGCGGACTATCAAACACCCTCATACGGGTGCAAAGATGCCGCTGCCATTTTCTAAATCTTTATTCAATAACATTAGTGTTGCTGGTTTTCTCGCTTGTATGAGTTTCGGGCATATTTTGGGCTTTCTCCTAACTCTAGGCTTTGCGAATACCGCATTAAGATAGACAACCAAGTAAAAACTCCGAGTCTTAAACCGCTCGGAGTTTAAGCCGTATCAGCGCGAATCTATTTGAGCAGAGTGATGATCTCATGAATCACCTGACTCGGTTCAATGGGTTTAGCTAAGTGTCGCTGAAATCCGGCGGCTAAGATTTGATGCTGATTGGTTTCTCCTGCATAAGCCGTTAACGCGATCGCAGGCACATCACTCTGCTGCCGAACTCGCTGGATCAACTCATACCCATCGAGATCCGGCATGGCAATATCGCTGATGACTAAATCTGGCGAGAATTCAGACAACTTTTCTAGCGCCAGTTTTGCACATTGAACCCCTTGTACAATTGCGCCTGCGGCTTCGAGCACAAAGACTAAGAAATCCAGATTATCTGGTTCGTCATCGATCGCTAAAATTTTCACCCCTAGAAGATCCTGGGATACTTCAGATCCGCGCTCAGGTTGATCAAGTTGAGTTTGAATCATGGCAATCGGCAATCTGACGGTGAAGGTGGCACCTTGATTTTCTCCTAAACTTTCCGCAGAGATCGTTCCCCCATGCAGTTCGACGAGATGACGTGCGATCGCAAGTCCTAACCCTAACCCGCCAAACTGCCGAGTTGTCGAAGAATCGGCTTGACGGAAGCGCTCGAAAATATACGGTAACACTTCAGCCCGAATGCCTTTGCCCGAATCGCGAATCTGAATCTGAGCTTCCGTCTCAGCCTGCGAGAGCGTGACTTCAACGCGTCCTGAAACCGGCGTAAATTTCACAGCATTCGATAGCAAGTTCCAAAAGACCTGCTGCAATCGGTTGGCATCCCCTCGAACTGAGCCAAGCAGTGGATCAACCGTGAGCAAAAGCTCGATCGCCTTCGATTCTGCGGCTAAGCGAACCGTTTCGACTGCGGCTGTCACCGTTTCGGCAAGATTGATCCAATCGCCGTTGAGGACAACCTTTCCTTGCAAAATCCGAGAGACATCCAGCAAATCTTCGATCAATTGAGCTTGCAACACTGCATTGCGCTCGATCGTGTCGAGCGCTTGGGGCACTCGTTCTGGGGGACATTTCCCGCCTTTGAGCATTTTCACCCAGCCGAGGATCGGATTGAGGGGCGTTCTCAACTCGTGCGAGAGAACCGCGAGAAATTCATCTTTGATCCGATTCGCTTGTTCGGCTTGTTCGCGCAGCAGCTTTTCTCGATCGAGCAGTTCTTGTCGTTCCGCTTCACGGCGTTTGACTTCGGTGACATTGAGCAATGTGCCAACCCACCGGATCGGATTGCCGACGGAATCCGTAAAAACTTTACCGCGACAAGCAACCCACCGCTCAATCCCATCCGAGAACCCAATGACTCGGTACTCGATCACCTCATCGCCTGAGCTTTGTCGAGCGAGTACGGCTTGGACAAATTGATTGACGCGATCGCGATCATCGGGATGCATTCCAGCT is part of the Leptolyngbya boryana PCC 6306 genome and harbors:
- the folP gene encoding dihydropteroate synthase, whose translation is MQAWNLGRSTFNWGQKTYIMGILNVTPDSFSDGGQFNTLESAIAQADHMIQNGADILDIGGQSTRPNAEEISLQAELDRVIPIIEAIRQNFEIPISVDTTRAVVAKHAIAAGADLINDISGAVFDSEMLSTVGKLGVPIVLMHMRGTPKTMQSLTEYQDLMPEIYEFLNTRIESAIAHGITQIIIDPGIGFAKQFDQNLDIIRNLKALQSLNCPILFGASRKSFIGHILDQPDPQKRVWGTAAACVSAIANGADMVRVHDVAELRDACRVADAIWR